Proteins encoded in a region of the Malaciobacter mytili LMG 24559 genome:
- a CDS encoding M48 family metallopeptidase, which translates to MKTLKKSILFLIVISIFVGCTHKAPYTNRDQLILISQEEELALGESSYKKTLTESKVIKNTKDSNKVKQIGEKIAKVANQKDYKWEFNLIENEAKNAFCLPGGKVVVYTGILKVAKNDDQLATVISHEIAHALARHGAERVSASMLSQGIQVLGNIALSTQAPQYSKTFNIAYGLGSQYGVLMPYGRMQESEADEIGIYLMHKAGYNLNEALKFWENMSEGKKESIEFFSTHPNSTTRIENIKNIIKKIQNK; encoded by the coding sequence TTGAAAACATTAAAAAAATCTATATTATTTCTTATAGTTATCTCTATTTTTGTAGGTTGCACTCATAAAGCACCATATACAAATAGAGACCAACTAATACTAATTTCACAAGAAGAAGAACTAGCCTTAGGTGAAAGTTCATATAAAAAGACTTTAACTGAGTCAAAAGTTATAAAAAATACAAAAGATTCAAATAAAGTAAAACAAATAGGTGAAAAAATAGCAAAAGTAGCTAATCAAAAAGATTATAAATGGGAATTTAACTTAATTGAAAATGAAGCTAAAAATGCCTTTTGTTTACCAGGTGGGAAAGTTGTAGTTTATACAGGTATTTTAAAAGTTGCGAAAAATGATGATCAATTAGCAACAGTTATTTCTCATGAAATAGCCCATGCACTTGCAAGACATGGAGCAGAAAGAGTAAGTGCTAGTATGCTTTCACAAGGTATTCAAGTTTTAGGAAATATCGCTTTAAGTACTCAAGCACCACAATACTCAAAAACTTTTAATATTGCATATGGTTTAGGAAGTCAATATGGAGTTTTAATGCCTTATGGAAGAATGCAAGAAAGTGAAGCTGATGAAATAGGTATTTATCTAATGCATAAAGCAGGCTATAATTTAAATGAAGCTTTAAAATTTTGGGAAAATATGAGTGAAGGTAAAAAAGAAAGTATAGAATTTTTCTCAACACATCCAAATTCAACTACAAGAATAGAAAATATTAAAAATATAATTAAAAAAATTCAAAATAAATAA
- a CDS encoding MlaA family lipoprotein: MRRIKVVLIFFLLCFYANAQEINSKEFNVNNQFEEFSNEFESPKEDFDPLERYNRAMTSFNDTFYVYISKPVITTYKDVVPSPVRTGVSNFFTNLGFPIRFINNLLQLKFQNSWEELQLFLLNSTFGVAGLIDVAKENNFDLKHHHEDFGQTLATWGVGDGFPIVLPFWGNSNLRDFLGFLVDDYANPLKNGHSSFYLANSFEESLALRSYKLVNNSSFTLKVYEKIKKDAIDLYPYLKELHKQKRDKEIKE; this comes from the coding sequence TTGAGAAGGATAAAAGTTGTATTAATATTTTTTTTACTATGTTTTTATGCAAATGCACAAGAAATTAATAGTAAAGAATTTAATGTTAATAATCAGTTTGAAGAGTTTTCAAATGAATTTGAGTCACCAAAAGAGGATTTTGATCCACTTGAAAGATATAATAGGGCAATGACTTCATTTAATGATACTTTTTATGTTTATATTTCTAAACCTGTTATTACAACATATAAAGATGTAGTACCTTCACCAGTTAGAACAGGTGTTTCAAACTTTTTTACAAATCTTGGGTTTCCCATTAGATTTATAAATAATTTGTTACAACTTAAATTTCAAAATTCATGGGAAGAGCTACAACTATTTTTATTAAATAGTACATTTGGAGTTGCAGGTTTAATTGATGTTGCAAAAGAAAATAACTTTGATTTAAAACATCATCATGAAGATTTTGGACAAACATTAGCTACTTGGGGAGTAGGAGATGGTTTTCCAATTGTTTTACCATTTTGGGGTAATTCTAATCTAAGGGATTTTTTAGGATTTTTAGTTGATGACTATGCAAATCCGTTAAAAAATGGACATTCTTCTTTTTATTTAGCAAACTCATTTGAAGAGAGCTTGGCTTTAAGAAGTTATAAATTAGTAAATAATTCATCTTTTACTTTAAAAGTTTATGAAAAAATTAAAAAAGATGCAATTGATTTATATCCTTATTTAAAAGAGCTACATAAACAAAAAAGAGATAAAGAGATAAAGGAATAA
- a CDS encoding MlaC/ttg2D family ABC transporter substrate-binding protein: MLKKFITILLLTTSLFAMQKEDIKENMSKNIYNVLEILKNKSLSKEQKGKEIIKIMDTSFDYQIMSMLALGSNWKSISNEQKSNFSKAFEIRLKDSYIDKLELYTNQKMQINELEEIKNRLVLKTLLVGEKENFPIDYKFYKNNKNNQWFIYDVNILGVSIIQTYRTQFEQYLKDKSIESLIEYLKTKNEV, from the coding sequence ATGTTAAAAAAATTTATTACTATTTTATTATTAACAACATCCCTATTTGCTATGCAAAAAGAAGATATAAAAGAAAATATGAGTAAAAATATTTATAATGTTTTAGAAATATTAAAAAATAAATCTCTTTCAAAAGAACAAAAAGGTAAAGAGATTATAAAAATTATGGATACTTCATTTGATTATCAAATTATGTCTATGTTAGCTTTAGGTTCTAATTGGAAGAGTATTTCAAATGAACAAAAATCTAACTTTTCTAAAGCTTTTGAGATAAGATTAAAAGATTCATATATTGATAAATTAGAATTATATACTAATCAAAAAATGCAAATTAATGAATTAGAAGAGATTAAAAATAGATTAGTTTTAAAAACTCTTTTAGTTGGAGAAAAAGAAAATTTTCCTATTGATTATAAATTTTATAAAAATAATAAAAATAATCAATGGTTTATTTATGATGTAAATATTCTAGGAGTAAGTATTATTCAAACATATAGAACTCAATTTGAACAATATTTAAAAGATAAATCTATAGAGAGTCTAATAGAATATCTTAAAACAAAAAATGAAGTATGA
- the pgp3 gene encoding peptidoglycan metallopeptidase Pgp3: MKKVLIFLILIINSLFAIQISSTKVKNANTLLLELTQKDISDVKLTFEKSNIDFKVHPFKTNSFYALLPIDYYTNSGKYKIIISYLKNNKREFIGQEIFVEDGNYKSEIIKVQKSKVTLNEKDKIRTQYEYKEAMDIYNTSTSKIFWTKDFIYPMNSKITSNFGNKRVYNDTIKSFHSGTDFKAAIGTKIKAINDGIVVLAKDRFYAGNSIIIDHGQGVYSCYFHLSKMNYKEGDYVKRGEIIALSGDTGRVTGPHLHFSIRINSKLIDPLQAILILNQLNN, from the coding sequence ATGAAAAAAGTTTTAATATTTTTAATTTTAATTATAAATTCACTCTTTGCAATACAAATTAGTTCAACAAAAGTAAAAAATGCAAACACTTTACTTTTAGAACTTACACAAAAAGATATTAGTGATGTTAAATTAACCTTTGAAAAGTCAAATATTGACTTTAAAGTACACCCTTTTAAAACTAATAGCTTTTATGCCTTATTGCCAATTGATTATTATACAAATAGTGGAAAATATAAAATTATAATCTCCTATTTAAAAAATAATAAAAGAGAATTTATTGGTCAAGAGATATTTGTAGAAGATGGGAACTATAAAAGTGAAATCATTAAAGTTCAAAAATCTAAAGTAACTTTAAATGAAAAAGATAAGATAAGAACTCAATATGAATATAAAGAAGCAATGGATATTTACAATACTTCAACTTCTAAGATTTTTTGGACTAAAGACTTTATCTATCCTATGAATAGCAAAATTACAAGTAATTTTGGAAATAAAAGAGTTTATAATGATACAATAAAAAGTTTTCATAGTGGAACTGATTTTAAAGCTGCAATAGGAACAAAAATCAAAGCTATAAATGATGGTATTGTAGTATTGGCAAAAGATAGGTTTTATGCAGGAAACTCTATTATAATTGACCATGGACAAGGAGTTTATTCTTGTTACTTTCACTTAAGTAAGATGAACTATAAAGAAGGCGATTATGTAAAAAGAGGTGAAATTATAGCTTTAAGTGGAGATACAGGAAGAGTTACAGGACCACATTTACATTTTAGTATAAGAATTAATTCTAAATTAATTGACCCTTTACAAGCTATTTTAATTTTAAATCAACTTAATAATTAA
- a CDS encoding YebC/PmpR family DNA-binding transcriptional regulator: protein MGRAFEYRKAAKMKRWGNMSRVFPKLAKAIEIAAKAGGGDPEMNSALRTAILNAKAENMPKANIDAAIKRATGKDAANYADVNFEGKGPHGVLVFVETATDNNTRTVANVKMHFNKNGGQVVPTGSLEFFFDRKAIFEFNKTDDMDLDELELELIDAGLEEIEEEEGIVLVYADYKDFGNLNNKFEELGIALTKAELKRIPNNPQEFTEEQQDDIAKLIEKLEDDDDVQAVYTNIA from the coding sequence ATGGGTAGAGCCTTTGAATATAGAAAAGCAGCAAAGATGAAAAGATGGGGAAATATGTCTAGAGTTTTCCCAAAACTTGCAAAAGCAATTGAAATTGCAGCAAAAGCAGGAGGTGGAGATCCTGAAATGAACTCTGCTTTAAGAACTGCTATATTAAATGCGAAAGCTGAAAATATGCCAAAAGCAAATATTGATGCGGCAATAAAAAGAGCAACTGGAAAAGATGCTGCAAATTATGCTGATGTTAATTTTGAAGGAAAAGGTCCTCATGGTGTTTTAGTTTTTGTAGAAACTGCAACAGACAATAATACAAGAACAGTAGCAAATGTAAAAATGCATTTTAATAAAAATGGTGGACAAGTTGTTCCAACTGGTTCTTTAGAGTTTTTCTTTGATAGAAAAGCTATTTTTGAATTTAATAAAACAGATGATATGGATTTAGATGAATTGGAATTAGAACTAATTGATGCTGGATTAGAAGAGATTGAAGAAGAAGAGGGTATTGTTTTAGTTTATGCTGATTATAAAGATTTTGGTAATTTAAATAATAAATTTGAAGAGTTAGGAATAGCTTTAACAAAAGCAGAATTAAAAAGAATCCCAAATAATCCACAAGAGTTCACAGAAGAACAACAAGATGATATTGCTAAACTAATTGAAAAGCTTGAAGATGATGATGATGTTCAAGCTGTATATACAAATATAGCATAA